One Micromonospora sp. WMMD1120 genomic region harbors:
- a CDS encoding cytochrome c oxidase subunit 4: MKTEWRIFLIIAVFLFGATILYGAWTNGETGRVEWVGTVALLLSFLLCSMCGGFFWFVSRRIDLRPEDRADAEIADGAGEVGFFSPGSYWPFGLALAAAIAALGMVFWQYWLIGAGLLAVVFAACGLLFEYYSGTRRTAEH; encoded by the coding sequence ATGAAGACCGAGTGGCGTATCTTCCTGATCATCGCCGTTTTCCTCTTCGGCGCCACCATCCTCTACGGTGCCTGGACGAACGGTGAGACGGGCCGCGTGGAGTGGGTCGGCACCGTCGCCCTGCTGCTGTCGTTCCTGCTCTGCTCGATGTGCGGTGGCTTCTTCTGGTTCGTCTCCCGCCGGATCGACCTGCGCCCGGAGGACCGCGCGGACGCCGAGATCGCCGACGGCGCCGGCGAGGTCGGCTTCTTCAGCCCGGGCAGCTACTGGCCGTTCGGCCTGGCCCTGGCCGCCGCGATCGCCGCGCTCGGCATGGTGTTCTGGCAGTACTGGCTGATCGGCGCCGGCCTGCTCGCCGTCGTCTTCGCGGCCTGCGGGCTCCTGTTCGAGTACTACAGCGGCACCCGGCGCACCGCCGAGCACTGA
- the coxB gene encoding cytochrome c oxidase subunit II, with the protein MVARSSEVRPSAVRHSASPGVGGRRGRGAGRLAGLGLGGVALLVLLTGCDVGQTFDGFGWPQGGITPESKRMYDLWIASCVAALAVGVFVWGLIFWCVVRYRKRGNTLPVQTRYNLPMEFLYTIAPILIVSVLFYYTAIVQTDVDKLSKNPDVTVEVVAFKWNWQFNYRDGQGPDARTTASTLGTSEVIPVLVLPTNRSIRFEETSRDVIHSFWVPELLFKRDVMPGNIRNVFEVSSLDAEGAYVGRCAELCGSYHAFMNFELRVVSPEKYDQFLAAKQSGKSTQDALSEIGEQPYAETTQPFETRRTQDNFNPDDVPARTGS; encoded by the coding sequence GTGGTCGCAAGGAGTTCGGAGGTACGGCCGTCGGCCGTACGGCACAGCGCTTCCCCGGGGGTTGGTGGACGCCGGGGGCGTGGTGCTGGTCGCTTGGCCGGGCTCGGTCTCGGTGGCGTGGCGCTGCTGGTCCTGCTCACGGGCTGTGACGTGGGTCAGACCTTTGACGGCTTCGGTTGGCCGCAGGGTGGCATCACGCCGGAGTCCAAGCGGATGTACGACCTGTGGATCGCCTCCTGCGTCGCCGCGCTCGCGGTCGGTGTGTTCGTGTGGGGCCTGATCTTCTGGTGTGTCGTGCGCTACCGCAAGCGTGGCAACACCCTGCCGGTGCAGACCCGCTACAACCTGCCGATGGAGTTCCTCTACACCATCGCGCCGATCTTGATCGTCTCCGTGCTCTTCTACTACACGGCGATCGTGCAGACCGACGTGGACAAGCTGTCGAAGAACCCGGACGTCACTGTCGAGGTCGTCGCCTTCAAGTGGAACTGGCAGTTCAACTACCGCGACGGTCAGGGCCCGGACGCCCGCACCACCGCCTCGACGCTGGGCACCAGTGAGGTCATCCCGGTGCTGGTGCTGCCGACCAACCGGTCCATCCGGTTCGAGGAGACCAGCCGCGACGTCATCCACTCGTTCTGGGTGCCGGAGCTGCTGTTCAAGCGGGACGTCATGCCGGGCAACATCCGCAACGTGTTCGAGGTCTCCAGCCTGGACGCCGAGGGCGCCTACGTCGGCCGCTGCGCCGAGCTGTGCGGCAGCTACCACGCGTTCATGAACTTCGAGCTGCGGGTGGTCTCGCCGGAGAAGTACGACCAGTTCCTGGCGGCCAAGCAGAGCGGCAAGTCGACCCAGGACGCGCTGTCCGAGATCGGCGAGCAGCCGTACGCGGAGACCACGCAGCCGTTCGAGACCCGGCGGACGCAGGACAACTTCAACCCGGACGACGTTCCGGCCCGCACGGGAAGCTGA
- a CDS encoding heme-copper oxidase subunit III has product MTAAPAIDKSRIHSLTRPNMVSVGTIVWLSSELMFFAALFAMYFSIRAAAPEQWEKHTEALNIPYATTFTVILVLSSVTCQYGVFAAERGDVHALRRWFTVTFVMGLIFVLGQLNEYRHLVEDGIKINEDGYGSVFYLTTGFHGLHVTGGLIAFIIFMVRTTMGRFTPAQATSAIVVSYYWHFVDVVWIGLYAMIYWLQ; this is encoded by the coding sequence GTGACTGCGGCCCCAGCCATTGACAAGAGCCGGATCCACTCCCTGACCCGACCCAACATGGTCAGCGTCGGGACGATCGTGTGGCTCTCCAGCGAACTCATGTTCTTCGCGGCGCTGTTCGCGATGTACTTCTCGATCCGCGCGGCAGCGCCGGAGCAGTGGGAGAAGCACACCGAGGCGCTGAACATCCCGTACGCGACCACCTTCACGGTGATCCTGGTGCTGTCCTCGGTCACGTGCCAGTACGGCGTCTTCGCGGCGGAGCGGGGTGACGTGCACGCGCTGCGGCGCTGGTTCACCGTCACCTTCGTGATGGGCCTGATCTTCGTCCTCGGCCAGCTGAACGAGTACCGGCACCTGGTCGAGGACGGCATCAAGATCAACGAAGACGGTTACGGGTCGGTGTTCTACCTGACCACCGGCTTCCACGGTCTGCACGTGACCGGCGGTCTGATCGCCTTCATCATCTTCATGGTCCGCACGACCATGGGCCGGTTCACCCCGGCGCAGGCGACGTCGGCGATCGTCGTGTCGTACTACTGGCACTTCGTCGACGTCGTGTGGATCGGGCTGTACGCCATGATCTACTGGCTTCAGTGA
- a CDS encoding cytochrome c oxidase assembly protein, with protein sequence MKSVLHVDPILAATSAPPPFTVGAVLTETRLDSWLALGLVLAAGVYLYGVHRLRLRGDRWPVLRTVFFLGPGLGGIALVTVSGLHAYDTALLSVHMIQHMVLSMVSPIFLALGAPMTLALRALPVWPRKRLLAIVHSRLARIYTFPLVAFAIFVVNPFVLYFSDLYRFTLEHAWAHELVHAHFIMTGCVFFWPLLGLDPLPGRWPYPARALLMLLSVPFHTVLGLTIMQSSTLFGGDWYPSLNLGWVDPWEDQVVAGGILWAGGEFVSVTMLAVLVVQWVRQSEREARRVDRELDRQEARQRAADAAPA encoded by the coding sequence CTGAAAAGCGTGCTGCACGTCGATCCGATCCTCGCCGCCACCTCGGCGCCGCCACCGTTCACCGTCGGCGCGGTGCTCACCGAGACCCGGCTGGACAGCTGGCTGGCCCTCGGCCTGGTGCTCGCCGCCGGTGTCTACCTCTACGGGGTGCACCGGCTGCGGTTGCGCGGCGACCGCTGGCCGGTCCTGCGTACGGTGTTCTTCCTCGGCCCCGGGTTGGGCGGCATCGCGCTGGTCACGGTGAGCGGACTGCACGCGTACGACACCGCTCTGCTGTCCGTGCACATGATCCAGCACATGGTGCTCTCCATGGTCTCGCCGATCTTCCTGGCGCTGGGCGCGCCGATGACGCTGGCGCTGCGGGCGCTGCCGGTCTGGCCGCGCAAGCGCCTGCTGGCGATCGTGCACAGCCGCCTCGCCCGGATCTACACCTTCCCGCTGGTGGCGTTCGCCATCTTCGTGGTCAACCCGTTCGTGCTCTATTTCAGTGACCTGTACCGCTTCACCCTGGAGCACGCCTGGGCACACGAGTTGGTGCACGCGCACTTCATCATGACCGGCTGCGTGTTCTTCTGGCCGCTGCTCGGCCTCGACCCGCTGCCCGGACGCTGGCCGTACCCGGCGCGGGCGCTGCTGATGCTGCTCTCCGTGCCGTTCCACACCGTGCTCGGTCTCACCATCATGCAGAGCAGCACGCTCTTCGGCGGCGACTGGTACCCGTCGCTCAACCTCGGCTGGGTCGACCCGTGGGAGGACCAGGTGGTCGCCGGCGGCATCCTCTGGGCCGGCGGCGAGTTCGTCAGTGTGACGATGCTCGCGGTGCTGGTGGTGCAGTGGGTCCGGCAGTCCGAGCGGGAGGCCCGCCGGGTGGACCGCGAGCTGGACCGCCAGGAGGCCCGCCAGCGCGCCGCCGACGCCGCGCCCGCGTGA
- a CDS encoding carbohydrate kinase family protein → MKIAVTGSIATDHLMSFPGRFADQLIADQLHKVSLSFLVDDLVLRRGGVAANIAFGMGQLGLRPVLLGAVGADFADYRSWLERHGVDCDSVHVSEVAHTARFVCTTDTDMCQIASFYAGAMSEARNIELAPVAARVGGLDLVLVGANDPEAMLRHSAECRDRGYAFAADPSQQLARMGGEDVVALIEGAEYLMTNDYEKSLLQSKAQLTDDQLLDLVKVRVTTLGKHGVEIVGRGIDPIHVPIAREIRAVDPTGVGDGFRAGFFTALSWGVDLERAAQVGSLLATLVLETVGTQEYEVRPDLFVKRLAESYGDATADEIRPHLLP, encoded by the coding sequence ATGAAGATCGCCGTGACCGGCTCGATCGCCACCGATCACCTGATGAGCTTTCCCGGCCGCTTCGCCGACCAGCTCATCGCCGATCAGCTGCACAAGGTGTCCCTCTCCTTCCTGGTCGACGACCTCGTGCTCCGTCGCGGCGGCGTCGCGGCGAACATCGCCTTCGGCATGGGTCAGCTCGGGCTGCGCCCGGTGCTGCTCGGCGCGGTGGGGGCGGACTTCGCCGACTACCGCTCCTGGCTGGAGCGGCACGGCGTGGACTGCGACTCGGTGCACGTCAGCGAGGTGGCGCACACCGCCCGCTTCGTCTGCACCACCGACACCGACATGTGCCAGATCGCGTCGTTCTACGCCGGCGCGATGAGCGAGGCCCGCAACATCGAGCTGGCGCCGGTCGCCGCCCGCGTCGGTGGTCTGGACCTGGTGCTGGTCGGCGCCAACGACCCCGAGGCGATGCTGCGCCACTCGGCCGAGTGCCGCGACCGGGGGTACGCCTTCGCCGCCGACCCGTCGCAGCAGCTCGCCCGGATGGGCGGCGAGGACGTGGTGGCGCTGATCGAGGGCGCCGAGTACCTGATGACGAACGACTACGAGAAGTCGCTGCTGCAGAGCAAGGCGCAGCTGACCGACGACCAACTGCTGGACCTGGTCAAGGTGCGGGTCACCACGCTGGGCAAGCACGGTGTGGAGATCGTCGGGCGGGGCATCGACCCGATCCACGTGCCGATCGCGCGGGAGATCCGGGCTGTCGACCCGACCGGTGTCGGCGACGGCTTCCGGGCCGGGTTCTTCACCGCGCTCTCCTGGGGCGTCGACCTCGAACGGGCCGCCCAGGTCGGCTCCCTGCTGGCCACCCTGGTCCTGGAGACCGTCGGCACCCAGGAGTACGAGGTCCGCCCCGACCTGTTCGTCAAGCGCCTGGCCGAGTCCTACGGCGACGCCACAGCCGACGAGATCCGCCCCCACCTCCTCCCGTAA
- the trpD gene encoding anthranilate phosphoribosyltransferase, producing MGDRTWPHLLTALLRGEELTTADTAWAMDEIMAGSASAAQIAAFAVALRAKGETPSEVAGLVQAMLGRSVPVVLSEELRNTALDVVGTGGDLAHTVNISTMAALVVAGAGVRVVKHGNRAASSLCGTADLLEFLGIPLDLGPEQVARCVEKAGIGFCFAARFHPGMRHAGPVRREVGVPTFFNFLGPLTNPARPRAGAVGCFDARMAPVMASVFAARGDSVIVMRGEDGLDEFTTAAPTRVWVAQSGTVREAVLDATDLGVPRSTLADLRGGDAAYNAAVARRLLAGEKGPVRDAVLVNAAAALATQGPLDGDLTEALRAGLTRAAESIDSGAAAATLDRWIETATSV from the coding sequence ATGGGCGATCGGACCTGGCCGCACCTGCTCACCGCGCTGCTGCGCGGCGAGGAGCTGACCACCGCCGACACCGCCTGGGCGATGGACGAGATCATGGCCGGCTCGGCGAGCGCGGCACAGATCGCGGCCTTCGCCGTGGCGCTGCGGGCCAAGGGCGAGACCCCGTCCGAGGTGGCCGGGCTGGTGCAGGCGATGCTGGGCCGGTCGGTCCCGGTGGTGCTCTCCGAGGAGCTGCGGAACACCGCGCTGGACGTGGTCGGCACGGGCGGTGACCTCGCCCACACCGTCAACATCTCCACCATGGCGGCGCTCGTGGTGGCCGGCGCCGGCGTCCGCGTCGTCAAGCACGGCAACCGGGCTGCCTCCTCGCTGTGCGGCACCGCCGACCTGCTGGAGTTCCTCGGCATCCCGCTGGACCTCGGCCCGGAGCAGGTGGCCCGCTGTGTCGAGAAGGCGGGCATCGGGTTCTGCTTCGCGGCCCGGTTCCACCCGGGCATGCGGCACGCCGGCCCGGTCCGGCGGGAGGTGGGGGTGCCCACCTTCTTCAACTTCCTCGGCCCGCTGACCAACCCCGCCCGCCCCCGGGCCGGAGCGGTCGGCTGCTTCGACGCCCGGATGGCGCCGGTGATGGCGAGCGTGTTCGCGGCCCGGGGCGACTCGGTGATCGTGATGCGCGGCGAGGACGGGCTGGACGAGTTCACCACGGCCGCGCCGACCCGGGTCTGGGTGGCGCAGTCCGGCACCGTACGGGAGGCCGTGCTGGACGCGACGGACCTGGGGGTACCCCGGTCCACCCTCGCGGACCTGCGCGGCGGTGACGCCGCGTACAACGCCGCTGTGGCCCGTCGCCTGCTGGCCGGCGAGAAGGGACCGGTCCGGGACGCGGTGCTGGTGAACGCGGCGGCGGCGCTGGCCACCCAGGGCCCGCTCGACGGTGACCTGACCGAGGCGCTGCGGGCGGGGCTGACCCGGGCCGCCGAGTCGATCGACTCCGGCGCGGCCGCCGCGACCCTCGACCGCTGGATCGAGACCGCCACCTCCGTCTGA
- the murA gene encoding UDP-N-acetylglucosamine 1-carboxyvinyltransferase, with protein MTDDVLVVHGGTPLEGRIRVRGAKNLVSKAMVAALLGDSPSRLFDVPKIRDVEVVRGLLGLHGVKVTDGAEDGELVFDPANVESASTDQINVHAGSSRIPILFCGPLLHRLGHAFIPDLGGCHIGPRPIDFHLQALREFGATVDKRPEGLHLSAPNGLHGTKFALPYPSVGATEQVLLTAVMAEGVTELRNAAVEPEIIDLICILQKMGAIIKVHTDRVIEIQGVPKLHGYTHRPIPDRIEAASWAAAALATRGHVEVLGAQQADMMTFLNIFRSVGGEYEVTDARAPKLGDPGQEGGIRFWHPGGELNAVALETDVHPGFMTDWQQPLVVALTQARGLSIVHETVYEQRLGYTDALNSMGANIQVYRDCLGGTPCRFGRRNFKHSAVIAGPSKLHAADLVIPDLRAGFSHLIAALAAEGTSRVYGVDLINRGYEDFEAKLADLGAHAERP; from the coding sequence TTGACCGACGACGTCCTGGTTGTGCACGGCGGCACTCCGCTCGAGGGGCGGATCCGCGTGCGCGGCGCGAAGAACCTGGTATCGAAGGCGATGGTCGCCGCGCTGCTCGGCGACAGCCCGAGCCGGCTGTTCGACGTGCCGAAGATCCGCGACGTCGAGGTGGTCCGGGGTCTGCTCGGCCTGCACGGCGTCAAGGTCACCGACGGCGCCGAGGACGGCGAGCTCGTCTTCGACCCGGCGAACGTGGAGAGCGCGAGCACCGACCAGATCAACGTGCACGCCGGCTCCAGCCGCATCCCGATCCTGTTCTGCGGTCCGCTGCTGCACCGGCTCGGGCACGCGTTCATTCCGGATCTGGGCGGCTGCCACATCGGCCCGCGCCCGATCGACTTCCACCTCCAGGCGCTGCGGGAGTTCGGCGCCACCGTCGACAAGCGGCCGGAGGGTCTGCACCTGTCCGCGCCGAACGGGTTGCACGGCACCAAGTTCGCCCTGCCGTACCCGAGCGTCGGCGCCACCGAGCAGGTGCTGCTGACGGCGGTCATGGCCGAGGGCGTCACCGAGCTGCGCAACGCGGCGGTGGAGCCGGAGATCATCGACCTGATCTGCATCCTGCAGAAGATGGGCGCGATCATCAAGGTCCACACCGACCGGGTGATCGAGATCCAGGGCGTCCCGAAGCTGCACGGCTACACCCACCGGCCGATCCCGGACCGGATCGAGGCGGCGAGCTGGGCGGCTGCCGCCCTGGCCACCCGTGGTCACGTCGAGGTGCTCGGCGCGCAGCAGGCCGACATGATGACCTTCCTGAACATCTTCCGCTCGGTCGGCGGCGAGTACGAGGTCACCGACGCCCGCGCGCCGAAGCTGGGCGACCCGGGCCAGGAGGGCGGCATCCGTTTCTGGCACCCGGGCGGCGAGCTGAACGCGGTGGCGCTGGAGACCGACGTGCACCCCGGCTTCATGACCGACTGGCAGCAGCCGCTGGTCGTGGCGCTCACCCAGGCCCGGGGCCTGTCGATCGTCCACGAGACGGTCTACGAGCAGCGGTTGGGCTACACCGACGCGCTCAACTCGATGGGCGCGAACATCCAGGTCTACCGGGACTGCCTCGGCGGCACCCCGTGCCGTTTCGGCCGGCGCAACTTCAAGCACTCCGCGGTGATCGCCGGGCCGAGCAAGCTGCACGCCGCCGACCTGGTCATCCCGGACCTGCGGGCAGGGTTCAGCCACCTGATCGCGGCGCTCGCGGCCGAGGGCACCTCCCGGGTGTACGGCGTCGACCTGATCAACCGGGGCTACGAGGACTTCGAGGCGAAGCTCGCCGACCTGGGCGCGCACGCCGAGCGCCCGTAA
- the nadA gene encoding quinolinate synthase NadA: MTSTWVEPSNTATALLLLGRGSDPDTERGVECPGDLPAPSDPDLVARATAAKAALGSRVFVLGHHYQRDEVIQFADVTGDSFKLAREAAARPDAEYIVFCGVHFMAESADILTTDSQRVILPDLAAGCSMADMAVLGQVEAAWDTLTELGIAGDTVPVTYMNSSADIKGFVGRNGGVVCTSSNAKRALDWAFAQGSKVLFLPDQHLGRNTAVLEMGLSLDDCVLYDPHKPGGGLTPEQLRDAKMILWRGHCSVHGRFTLDSVNDVRERVPGVNVLVHPECRHEVVTAADYVGSTEYIIKTIEAAPAGSAWAVGTELNLVRRLALAHPDKQIMFLDKAVCYCSTMNRIDLPHLVWALEELVAGRVANQITVDPDTAHHARVALDQMLALPGADTPPPAAT; the protein is encoded by the coding sequence GTGACTTCGACCTGGGTGGAACCCTCCAACACGGCGACGGCTCTGCTGCTGCTCGGCCGGGGCAGCGACCCCGACACCGAGCGCGGCGTCGAGTGTCCGGGCGACCTGCCGGCGCCGAGCGACCCGGATCTGGTGGCCCGTGCCACGGCCGCGAAGGCGGCGCTGGGGAGCAGGGTCTTCGTGCTGGGGCACCACTACCAGCGCGACGAGGTGATCCAGTTCGCCGACGTGACCGGCGACTCGTTCAAGCTGGCCCGGGAGGCCGCGGCCCGCCCGGACGCGGAGTACATCGTCTTCTGCGGCGTGCACTTCATGGCCGAGAGCGCCGACATCCTCACCACCGACTCCCAGCGGGTGATCCTCCCCGACCTGGCGGCGGGGTGCTCGATGGCGGACATGGCGGTCCTCGGCCAGGTCGAGGCCGCCTGGGACACGCTGACCGAGCTGGGCATCGCCGGTGACACCGTCCCGGTGACGTACATGAACTCCTCCGCCGACATCAAGGGCTTCGTCGGCCGCAACGGCGGCGTGGTCTGCACCTCGTCGAACGCCAAGCGGGCCCTGGACTGGGCTTTCGCGCAGGGCTCGAAGGTGCTCTTCCTGCCCGACCAGCACCTGGGCCGCAACACCGCGGTGCTGGAGATGGGCCTGTCGCTCGACGACTGTGTGCTCTACGACCCGCACAAGCCCGGCGGCGGTCTCACCCCGGAGCAGCTGCGCGACGCCAAGATGATCCTCTGGCGGGGGCACTGCTCGGTGCACGGCCGGTTCACGCTGGACAGCGTCAACGACGTCCGCGAGCGGGTTCCCGGGGTCAACGTCCTGGTCCACCCGGAGTGCCGGCACGAGGTGGTCACCGCCGCCGATTACGTCGGCTCCACCGAATACATCATCAAGACGATCGAGGCGGCGCCGGCCGGCTCGGCGTGGGCGGTCGGCACGGAGCTGAACCTGGTCCGCCGTCTCGCGCTGGCGCATCCGGACAAGCAGATCATGTTCCTGGACAAGGCGGTCTGCTACTGCTCCACGATGAACCGCATCGACCTGCCGCACCTGGTCTGGGCGCTCGAGGAGCTGGTCGCCGGCCGGGTGGCCAACCAGATCACGGTGGACCCCGACACCGCGCACCACGCCCGCGTCGCGCTGGACCAGATGCTCGCGCTGCCCGGCGCCGACACTCCTCCGCCGGCGGCCACCTGA
- a CDS encoding sulfurtransferase TusA family protein, which produces MTMPDEVIDCRGQRCPLPVIAAARRMPEVPVGTVVRVLADDPAAAVDIPAWCRMRGQEFLGSLNGPDGPAYDVRRTH; this is translated from the coding sequence GTGACGATGCCGGACGAGGTGATCGACTGTCGGGGGCAACGCTGCCCACTGCCGGTGATCGCGGCGGCCCGACGGATGCCCGAGGTGCCGGTCGGCACCGTCGTCCGGGTGCTGGCCGACGACCCGGCGGCGGCGGTGGACATCCCCGCCTGGTGCCGGATGCGGGGCCAGGAGTTCCTCGGCTCGCTCAACGGCCCCGACGGCCCCGCCTACGACGTCCGCCGCACCCACTAA
- a CDS encoding aminotransferase class V-fold PLP-dependent enzyme — MSASPVYLDAATAAPMHPVARQALLAALEDGWADPGKLYSQARRARQLLDAAREATALTLGVRADEVSFTPSGTTAAHGAVLGGLAGRQRVGSTLVHSAIEHSAVLHAAERHVAGGGTAVGVPVDRSGRLDLGAWSSAVGAPGVALASLITASHEVGTVQPVAEAAAACADAGVPLYVDAAQSVGRVPVPSGWAVLSASAHKWGGPPGVGVLAVRKGTRWESPWPADERENGRTPGVVNLPAVVAAAASLRAAAADAAAEATRLAALVDRIRARVAAEVPDVEVVGDPVLRLPHLVTFSCLYVDGETLLHALDRRGFAVSSGSSCTSSTLRPSHVLEAMGVLSHGNVRVSLHRDTTEADVERFLDELPGIVAGLRADAGVVGL, encoded by the coding sequence GTGAGCGCATCCCCGGTCTACCTGGACGCGGCGACCGCCGCGCCGATGCATCCGGTCGCGCGGCAGGCGCTGCTGGCCGCGCTCGAGGACGGCTGGGCCGATCCGGGCAAGCTCTACAGCCAGGCCCGGCGCGCCCGGCAACTGCTCGACGCCGCCCGCGAGGCCACCGCGCTGACGCTCGGCGTCCGCGCCGACGAGGTGTCCTTCACCCCCAGTGGTACGACGGCAGCGCACGGCGCGGTCCTCGGCGGGCTGGCGGGGCGGCAACGGGTCGGGTCGACGCTCGTGCACTCGGCGATCGAGCACTCGGCCGTGTTGCACGCCGCCGAGCGGCACGTCGCCGGGGGTGGCACGGCCGTCGGCGTGCCGGTCGACCGGTCGGGCCGGTTGGATCTGGGCGCGTGGTCGAGCGCCGTTGGCGCGCCGGGAGTGGCGTTGGCCTCCCTGATCACGGCCAGTCACGAGGTGGGGACCGTGCAGCCGGTCGCCGAGGCTGCCGCGGCGTGCGCCGACGCGGGAGTGCCGCTGTATGTCGACGCCGCCCAGTCGGTCGGTCGGGTTCCGGTGCCGTCGGGCTGGGCGGTGCTCAGCGCCAGCGCCCACAAGTGGGGCGGGCCACCCGGGGTGGGGGTGCTGGCGGTCCGCAAGGGCACCCGCTGGGAGTCGCCCTGGCCGGCCGACGAGCGGGAGAACGGGCGTACCCCCGGGGTGGTCAACCTGCCCGCGGTGGTGGCGGCGGCGGCGAGCCTGCGCGCGGCGGCGGCCGACGCGGCGGCCGAGGCGACCCGGCTGGCCGCGCTCGTGGACCGGATCCGGGCGCGGGTGGCGGCGGAGGTGCCGGACGTGGAGGTGGTGGGCGACCCGGTGCTCCGGCTGCCCCACCTGGTGACCTTCTCCTGCCTGTACGTCGACGGCGAGACGCTGCTGCACGCGCTGGACCGGCGGGGCTTCGCCGTGTCGTCCGGCTCGTCCTGCACCTCGTCGACGCTGCGCCCGTCGCACGTGCTGGAGGCGATGGGGGTGCTCTCGCACGGCAACGTGCGGGTCAGCCTGCATCGGGACACGACGGAGGCGGACGTCGAGCGCTTCCTGGACGAGCTGCCCGGGATCGTCGCCGGGCTGCGCGCCGACGCCGGGGTGGTGGGGCTGTGA
- a CDS encoding glycerate kinase, protein MRVLLCPDKFAGTLSAPEVAAAVAAGWRTVTDGDDLLIRPLADGGPGFVEVLADALGGRRLPVTTVDPLGRPAAGEILLTADGVAYLESAQACGLHLLSAAERDPKTTTSYGLGLLVAAAVESGARTVVVGLGGSGTNDAGAGMLAALGVTALDASGAALPYGGAALAAVDALDGAPRLRDVRLVAATDVDNPLLGLHGASNVFGPQKGADRADVLLLDAALERFASVLERDLTGCPAGLGTLPGGGAAGGIGAALLALGGGIESGIGLVTRATGLDAALDTADLVVTGEGSFDHQSLRGKVVAGVAGAARDRGVPCVVLAGQVSTGRREAASAGVTDAYSLVEHFGGEENGGLDAALDRPAEGLRELGARLARQWSR, encoded by the coding sequence ATGCGCGTGCTCCTCTGCCCGGACAAGTTCGCCGGCACCCTGTCCGCGCCGGAGGTGGCCGCCGCGGTGGCCGCCGGTTGGCGCACCGTCACCGACGGCGACGACCTGCTGATCCGACCGCTCGCCGACGGCGGTCCGGGCTTCGTGGAGGTCCTCGCCGACGCCCTCGGCGGCCGGCGGCTGCCGGTGACGACAGTCGACCCGCTGGGCCGTCCGGCGGCCGGTGAGATCCTGCTCACCGCCGACGGCGTGGCCTACCTGGAGAGTGCGCAGGCGTGTGGCCTGCACCTGCTCTCCGCGGCCGAACGCGATCCGAAGACCACCACCTCGTACGGGCTGGGCCTGCTGGTCGCCGCCGCCGTGGAGAGCGGTGCCCGGACGGTCGTCGTCGGGCTCGGCGGCTCCGGCACCAACGACGCCGGCGCCGGCATGCTCGCCGCGCTGGGCGTGACAGCGCTCGACGCGAGCGGGGCCGCGCTCCCGTACGGCGGGGCCGCGCTGGCCGCCGTCGACGCGCTGGACGGCGCGCCCCGGCTGCGGGACGTCCGGCTGGTCGCCGCCACCGACGTGGACAACCCTCTGCTCGGCCTGCACGGCGCGAGCAACGTGTTCGGTCCGCAGAAGGGCGCCGACCGCGCCGACGTGCTGCTGCTCGACGCGGCGCTGGAACGGTTCGCCTCGGTGCTGGAACGGGACCTGACCGGCTGCCCGGCCGGGCTGGGCACGCTGCCCGGGGGCGGCGCCGCCGGCGGCATCGGCGCGGCGCTGCTCGCCCTCGGCGGCGGCATCGAGTCGGGGATCGGCCTCGTCACCCGGGCCACCGGGCTCGACGCCGCCCTGGACACCGCCGATCTGGTGGTCACCGGGGAGGGGTCGTTCGACCACCAGTCGTTGCGCGGCAAGGTCGTGGCCGGGGTGGCCGGCGCCGCCCGGGACCGGGGAGTGCCGTGCGTGGTGCTGGCCGGGCAGGTGAGCACCGGCCGCCGGGAGGCCGCCTCGGCCGGGGTCACCGACGCGTACAGCCTGGTCGAGCACTTCGGCGGCGAGGAGAACGGCGGGCTCGACGCCGCGCTGGACCGGCCGGCGGAGGGGCTGCGCGAGCTGGGCGCGCGCCTGGCCCGGCAGTGGAGCCGCTGA
- the erpA gene encoding iron-sulfur cluster insertion protein ErpA, translating to MTTPAQQTESTEAKAPTSVVLTDVAAQKVKALIEQEGRDDLRLRVAVQPGGCSGLRYQLFFDERSLDGDVVTDFDGVGVVVDRMSAPYLAGATIDFADRIDAQGFTIDNPNAGNSCACGDSFN from the coding sequence GTGACCACGCCAGCGCAGCAGACCGAGTCGACCGAGGCCAAGGCCCCTACTTCCGTCGTCCTCACCGACGTCGCGGCGCAGAAGGTCAAGGCCCTGATCGAGCAGGAGGGCCGCGACGACCTGCGGCTCCGCGTCGCCGTGCAGCCGGGCGGCTGCTCCGGCCTGCGGTACCAGCTCTTCTTCGACGAGCGTTCGCTCGACGGTGACGTCGTCACCGACTTCGACGGTGTCGGGGTCGTCGTCGACCGGATGAGCGCCCCCTACCTCGCCGGCGCGACGATCGACTTCGCCGACCGGATCGACGCCCAGGGCTTCACCATCGACAACCCCAACGCGGGCAACTCCTGCGCCTGCGGCGACTCGTTCAACTGA